The following are encoded together in the Rhizoctonia solani chromosome 10, complete sequence genome:
- a CDS encoding sister chromatid cohesion protein, with protein MVATTRGANSPRKLKFSDKIITKGLTTDALVKRMKTLHSELASIDQDNVDTNTLQGVRKELISTTILLHKDKGVRALAACCIADLLRLYAPDAPYTAPELKDIFQFFFRQLSTGLRGPDAPYYNEYFYLLESLASIKSIVLVCDIPAADELLCTIFRNVFDLVPMGLPKNVEMFMAEILVALIDECASLPSEVLEILLAQFLPARTRTDSPAYRLSIGVCTRTADKLQRHVAQYFGDLLLQHTPDDQTSMPAEDVEELRTAHELVQRLAQAVAPLLLNVVPQLEEELRVTDQTIRSIATQTLGAIFGDSNGAKLARTYPSTWTQWLLRRNDRVAVVRVIFVECAKDIVSRHAELKCDMEEALKGKFMDPDDKVRAAVCKLFSQIDYEAALHHVTKSQLEELAGRCLDRKPVVRHEAFNSIGRLYSLAYPEIENNDLAAVPQFSWIPGKLIEAAAMPETRDEAEKCISEFVLPMPTKSEDVVSWTERLLLVMKYLNPGHITSLLALANLKSPRPSVFERFIQCCVDFNVIELLPNNGFVAQSADASKLADDLRTFAKLNESRLYKLLKTCVDPQTDLKALIKSTSEFHRRVEQASSGILETMSWFLRRASLHIVNQSSIPTLVKKLKLSDQPNTESQSLVGMGGDEGNELIKALADEKHPRLVQCCTQALAAVVRTDNSLAPTEKRTTDRLVKIAQCDSPKQAKFALRALSYCKDGADLCAKVVKNIASTLPKAKGDTLVAHIAALAEAAKACPEAFEDKSNVITTYLVQELLMSNIPSTEDEMLTDDADEEWVEDNQLNAIGKAKLLALKVMHNRCLAHVNSDAALDVSQPVFKLLFAILEHGGAVNPSIDYEVKARLRLQAAVSLLKMSSAETYGNVVLKNLIMLAVTLQDTSFRSGKSEKELATGSLHRCAGSQSAKLRVQHFDMLFIRLLHLLAHHPDFTVTTEGLQDMAKYIEFYLDIVATAENISLQFHLALKAKTVRDADSHVFSEHLYVLSELAQHLIRARAKNRGWTLNTYPGKVKIPGDIFRALPNHEAASKACISKKEYLPEENLQWLSSAGKPIRSPTSKTTRTKLLGSARQLPQGEQMEQLTRRPKKTNTWREQSADEESDEDLTSESDEDQDNVKTQHHANTTSTREERRLRRSRGGEELEPKQDSEQSGEEEGSGEEESGRESGRESDGETEEEVDQGGDKDKSVGVARKKRRMRGPRLTHRKRRASRPSKP; from the exons ATGGTGGCAACAACACGCGGGGCAAACTCTCCTCGCAAGCTCAAGTTCTCGGATAAAATCATTACCAAAGGCCTTACCACAGATGCATTGGTGAAAAGGATGAAG ACACTTCATTCGGAGCTTGCGTCCATTGACCAAGACAATGTCGACACAAATACGTTACAGGGTGTGAGAAAAGAACTCATCAGTACTACGATACTCCTTCACAAGGACAAAGGCGTCCGTGCACTGGCTGCATGTTGTATCGCAGACCTCTTACGACTCTACGCGCCTGATGCACCGTATACTGCCCCGGAACTCAAG GATATATTTCAGTTCTTCTTTCGACAGCTTTCTACCGGGCTGCGTGGGCCTGATGCACCTTATTATAACGAATATTTCTATCTCCTCGAGTCACTGGCTTCCATCAAATCTATTGTTCTTGTTTGCGATATCCCTGCTGCCGATGAACTGCTTTGCACTATTTTCCGCAATGTCTTCGACTTGGTGCCGATGGGTTTGCCAAAGAATGTCGAAATGTTCATGGCGGAAATCTTGGTGGCCCTCATCGACGAATGTGCCTCGTTGCCATCCGAAGTCCTAGAAATTCTGCTCGCACAGTTTCTACCAGCTCGTACTCGCACCGACTCTCCTGCTTATAGGCTTTCAATAGGTGTATGTACTCGGACGGCTGACAAACTACAACGACACGTTGCTCAGTACTTTGGTGATTTACTTTTACAACATACCCCTGATGATCAAACTTCTATGCCTGCGGAGGATGTTGAAGAGTTGCGTACGGCTCATGAACTTGTCCAACGATTGGCCCAAGCGGTAGCCCCCCTGCTCTTAAATGTCGTCCCTCAGTTGGAGGAAGAGCTTCGTGTCACCGATCAGACAATTCGGTCCATTGCCACACAAACACTGGGTGCTATCTTTGGGGATTCCAATGGTGCTAAGCTTGCACGCACATATCCCTCGACTTGGACACAGTGGCTGTTGCGCCGAAATGATAGAGTCGCTGTGGTTAGAGTGATATTCGTTGAATGCGCGAAAGACATAGTATCTCGTCACGCTGAGCTCAAATGTGATATGGAAG AGGCACTTAAAGGCAAATTCATGGATCCTGATGACAAGGTCCGCGCAGCAGTGTGCAAGCTATTTTCTCAAATCGATTATGAGGCTGCGTTACATCATGTCACGAAGTCTCAGTTGGAGGAGTTAGCTGGCAGGTGTCTGGACCGTAAG CCTGTGGTACGTCACGAAGCCTTCAATAGCATAGGCCGGTTATACAGCTTAGCGTACCCAGAAAT CGAAAATAATGATTTGGCAGCCGTCCCTCAATTCTCTTGGATACCCGGAAAACTGATAGAAGCTGCTGCGATGCCCGAGACTAG GGATGAAGCTGAAAAGTGTATTTCTGAGTTTGTACTCCCCATGCCTACCAAAAGCGAAGATGTCGTGTCTTGGACAGAACGATTACTTTTGGTTATGAAGTATTTAAATCCAGGACATATTACTAGTTTATTGGCACTTGCGAATTTGAAGTCGCC CCGTCCATCTGTATTCGAACGCTTCATTCAATGCTGTGTTGACTTTAATGT TATCGAGTTGTTGCCTAACAACGGTTTCGTAGCCCAAAGTGCAGATGCTAGTAAACTTGCAGACGACCTCCGAACATTCGCCAAGCTAAACGAGAGTAGGCTCTACAAACTATTGAAAACATGTGTGGATCCGCAAACTGATCTTAAGGCGTTGATCAAGTCCACA TCCGAGTTCCACCGGCGTGTTGAGCAAGCATCCTCTGGTATTCTTGAAACTATGTCTTGGTTTTTAAGACGAGCAAGTCTGCATATTGTCAATCAATCCTCGATTCCAACACTAGTCAAGAAGCTCAAGCTCTCCGACCAACCAAACACAGAGTCGCAATCACTGGTTGGGATGGGCGGAGACGAAGGCAA CGAGCTTATCAAAGCACTTGCGGATGAGAAACATCCTCGCCTCGTCCAGTGCTGCACCCAGGCTCTGGCTGCTGTTGTCAGAACGGATAATTCATTGGCTCCGACTGAAAA ACGTACAACCGACCGACTAGTAAAGATCGCCCAATGCGATTCGCCAAAGCAAGCAAAGTTTGCCCTTCGGGCCTTATCTTATTGTAAGGATGGAGCTGATCTCTGCGCTAAAGTCGTCAAA AATATCGCATCAACCCTGCCGAAAGCCAAGGGCGATACATTAGTGGCGCATATTGCCGCTTTGGCCGAGGCCGCCAAAGCTTGTCCCGAGGCGTTTGAAGACAAGAGTAACGTTATCACAACGTACTTGGTGCAAGAGCTCCTCATGTCAAATATTCCCTCCACAGAG GATGAAATGCTCACTGATGACGCCGATGAAGAGTGGGTCGAGGACAATCAACTGAACGCAATCGGCAAAGCCAAGCTCCTTGCCCTCAAGGTTATGCATAATCGATGCCTGGCCCACGTTAACTCTGATGCAGCGCTAGATGTTAGCCAACCCGTCTTCAAGCTGCTGTTTGCCATTCTAGAGCATGGAGGAGCTGTCAATCCAAGTATCGATTATGA GGTCAAAGCAAGACTCCGCCTACAAGCTGCAGTGTCTCTCCTGAAGATGTCTTCGGCTGAAACGTATGGCAATGTTGTTCTCAAGAATTTAATCATGTTGGCCGTCACGTTGCAG GACACCTCGTTCCGG AGCGGGAAATCAGAGAAAGAGCTCGCAACTGGGTCGTTGCATCGATGCGCAGGCTCCCAATCGGCGA AGTTGCGAGTACAGCACTTTGACATGTTGTTCATTCGGCTGCTGCATTTGCTGGCGCACCACCCCGATTTTACAGTTACCACTGAAGGTTTGCAAGATATGGCCAA ATATATCGAATTTTATCTCGATATTGTCGCAACCGCCGAAAACATCTCTTTACAGTTCCACCTGGCACTCAAAGCGAAAACCGTGCGTGATGCTGATTCTCATGTGTTCAGCGAG CATCTATACGTCCTGAGCGAGTTGGCTCAGCACCTTATTAGGGCACGCGCTAAAAACAGAGGGTGGACATTAAACACCTATCCTGGCAAGGTTAAGATTCCGGGTGACATTTTCCGTGCGTTGCCTAATCATGAGGCGGCGAGCAAGGCATGT ATTTCCAAAAAGGAGTACCTTCCAGAAGAAAACCTTCAATGGCTATCTTCAGCTGGAAAACCCATCCGTTCACCTACAAGCAAG ACGACAAGGACAAAGCTCCTCGGAAGCGCAAGGCAACTGCCTCAGGGCGAACAAATGGAACAACTAA CACGTCGTCCTAAAAAGACAAACACGTGGCGAGAGCAATCGGCAGACGAGGAATCGGACGAAGACTTGACGAGTGAAAGCGACGAGGACCAAGACAATGTCAAGACCCAACATCATGCAAACACTACTAGTACGCGGGAAGAGCGTCGGCTGAGGAGAAGTCGAGGAGGCGAAGAGTTGGAGCCGAAACAAGATTCGGAACAGAGTGGCGAGGAAGAAGGGAGCGGTGAAGAGGAAAGCGGCAGGGAAAGCGGTAGGGAAAGTGATGGAGAAACCGAAGAAGAAGTCGATCAAGGGGGCGACAAGGATAAGAGCGTTGGAGTCGCGCGCAAGAAGAGACGG ATGCGAGGACCACGACTCACGCACAGAAAACGTCGGGCATCTAGGCCATCCAAGCCATAG
- a CDS encoding NAD(P)H-binding family protein — protein MLVKRTSFEWIILRPGGLSDNPGTGKADIGRTHLTSTISREDVATALLHLATVPSKAAGLGIDMAGGDKPIGPALDAFVEKGVTDWLGQA, from the exons ATGCTCGTCAAACGCACCTCGTTCGAGTGGATCATCCTCCGTCCTGGTGGGCTATCCGACAATCCTGGAACGGGTAAAGCCGATATCGGACGAACCCATCTCACTTCAACCATCTCG CGCGAGGACGTTGCAACAGCGCTTCTCCATCTCGCAACTGTTCCCTCAAAAGCGGCAGGACTAGGGATCGACATGGCCGGGGGTGATAAGCCTATTGGGCCCGCTCTGGACGCCTTTGTCGAGAAGGGCGTCACGGATTGGCTGGGTCAAGCCTAA
- a CDS encoding NAD(P)H-binding family protein: MSLNIVIIGGHGKVALHLARKASTAGHTVTSVIRDPSQNEDISATGAKPHVLSLEDAPISDFSNLFTETKADVVYFSAGAGGKGGEERTKAVDYQGALKTFDA, translated from the exons ATGTCTCTCAATATCGTGATAATTGGAGGACACGGCAAG GTGGCGCTCCACCTCGCCCGCAAAGCGTCTACCGCTGGGCATACAGTGACATCGGTCATCAGAGACCCCTCTCAAAACGAAGATATTTCGGCTACTGGTGCGAAACCTCATGTCTTGTCCCTCGAGGATGCCCCTATATCCGATTTCAGCAATCTTTTTACTGAAACCAAGGCCGATGTTGTTTACTTCAGTGCTGGAGCAGGGGGCAAAGGTGGCGAGGAACGTACCAAGGCTGTTGATTATCAGGGTGCACTCAAAACATTCGATGCGTAG
- a CDS encoding alcohol dehydrogenase: MTQIHPPTQISLVQSRARGPLQLQPMHIPTPGPATAATMNSLDHKILTYGILAQEWPWVGGNEYAGTVVSIGPAVENLAVGDRVVAVAVNFIEGQEVSGWQEYALLRADLCTKLPGHVSFDKACTVPTAFAGASIAIAIELGLKYPDPPPPPPTKSAASIWESAMAALGNGATFGWDLEAGTIRDGVWLPKPKVSAIEGATLSPEAAAKKAEAERLRREEEERQAKAREERDAYVHATLTRAFTEEVEKRRNQGPQHSAFHVPGYGTRPHRKQGSTIGSDSWGSSHPVSWGAFDVTHEAKDRRWGSSWEDRGALRRFEVIGEGRNALGLVTTGLGLDFGPRFGSARLTPQGSTGTDSASTTSASTSMGRTGSDDSNTSVSTSETTGMCSSYPCLRAPNVGLVGRRGSEPSLRAQQSLSTWMGVKSAPDPGLGPTYDRYPLLPAHPSEVATIRPRSSGSVPSKPTRSLASSVRGATSPFRVPATLANRGRGRGSPPYRVRDQSPLGQRVNYSLDVGMKPDLAPADRHDSSIHYSAHGVTTHIAPSRTTPSIVTTAPKPDAWSLSAGGGVPNTFFPPPLPRTGTPVYVMDEPILLWGGATCAGRAALQLLGRAGYTNLFVVAARERHSELTEICPAGTKFFDYRDPNVVDEIRSSIGVRKFNKVIDTVSMPCTLEPISRLVTSGAKIATFLPVNTPMPDGVEVKPVMFGRCHDYTGKDTLSFNFGKESMWPLLGELLRKEEWVYPPAVHLDGGLRACATDAMRMMSLPEYAGKRLVFEISSH; encoded by the exons ATGACCCAGATACACCCCCCTACACAGATTTCGCTCGTCCAATCCCGCGCTCGCGGTCCTCTCCAACTCCAACCCATGCATATCCCCACACCAGGACCGGCAA CTGCAGCGACGATGAAT TCGCTTGATCACAAGATACTCACCTATGGGATCCTCGCCCAAGAATGGCCTTGGGTAGGTGGTAACGAGTATGCTGGCACAGTCGTGTCGATTGGCCCCGCCGTTGAAAACCTCGCTGTTGGTGACCGAGtagttgctgttgctgtcaATTTCATAGAAGG ACAAGAAGTGTCGGGGTGGCAGGAATATGCTCTTCTTCGCGCCGATTTGTGCACCAAG CTCCCGGGTCATGTTTCTTTCGACAAGGCGTGCACTGTGCCCACTGCATTTGCCGGCGCCTCCATTGCCATTGCTATTGAGCTCGGGCTCAAGTACCCTGACCCCCCTCCGCCCCCTCCCACAAAGTCAGCAGCAAGCATATGGGAGAGTGCTATGGCCGCTCTTGGCAATGGCGCCACGTTTGGATGGGACCTCGAAGCAGGCACAATCCGAGATGGCGTATGGTTACCTAAACCCAAGGTTTCAGCTATTGAGGGGGCCACCCTCTCTCCCGAAGCGGCTGCTAAGAAAGCCGAGGCCGAGCGGCTCAGacgagaagaagaagagcggCAAGCCAAGGCCCGCGAAGAACGTGACGCATATGTTCATGCCACTCTCACTCGCGCCTTTACTGAAGAAGTCGAGAAACGCCGGAACCAGGGACCACAGCATTCCGCCTTTCATGTGCCTGGATATGGCACGCGCCCACACCGAAAACAGGGCTCTACTATCGGGTCCGATTCATGGGGGAGCAGTCACCCAGTATCCTGGGGCGCCTTTGATGTGACTCATGAGGCAAAGGATAGGCGATGGGGATCCAGCTGGGAAGACAGGGGCGCGCTCCGACGGTTTGAAGTTATCGGTGAAGGTCGCAATGCACTGGGTTTGGTGACGACAGGTCTTGGTTTGGACTTCGGCCCTAGGTTTGGCTCGGCTCGGCTCACACCTCAAGGGTCGACCGGAACGGACAGCGCTAGCACCACCAGCGCCAGCACGAGTATGGGACGTACTGGATCTGATGATTCCAACACGTCCGTATCGACTTCCGAAACGACGGGAATGTGCTCGTCATATCCTTGTTTGCGTGCACCAAATGTGGGCCTTGTCGGTAGACGAGGGTCCGAACCATCACTACGAGCCCAACAGTCGTTGTCAACTTGGATGGGTGTTAAGTCAGCACCTGACCCTGGTCTAGGACCCACTTACGATCGCTATCCGTTACTCCCTGCCCACCCAAGCGAGGTGGCAACCATCCGGCCTCGTTCTTCGGGCTCAGTCCCTTCCAAGCCGACTCGCTCTCTCGCCTCCAGTGTGAGAGGGGCAACATCTCCTTTCCGTGTTCCCGCAACGCTAGCCAACCGAGGTCGTGGTCGCGGTAGCCCACCTTATCGAGTCAGAGACCAAAGCCCGCTCGGTCAGCGAGTCAACTATTCGCTCGATGTTGGCATGAAGCCAGATCTGGCACCAGCTGATCGTCATGATTCCTCTATCCACTACTCAGCACACGGTGTCACGACCCATATCGCACCCAGCCGTACCACGCCCAGCATTGTCACGACCGCCCCCAAGCCGGACGCTTGGAGTTTGTCGGCTGGGGGTGGCGTTCCTAATACGTTCTTTCCTCCACCGCTTCCTCGAACAGGAACCCCAGTATACGTAATGGACGAGCCTATTTTACTCTGGGGTGGAGCAACGTGCGCAGGTCGAGCCGCTTTGCAGTTGCTCGGGCGTGCGGGATATACGAACCTATTCGTAGTTGCTGCCCGTGAACGTCACTCTGAACTGACTGAAATATGTCCAGCTGGCACTAA GTTTTTCGACTACAGAGATCCCAATGTTGTGGATGAAATCCGCAGCTCGATTGGAGTTCGAAAGTTCAACAAGGTGATAGATACCGTATCGATGCCCTGCACTCTTGAGCCCATCTCGCGCTTGGTGACCTCGGGAGCCAAAATTGCGACCTTCTTGCCTGTGAATACGCCCATGCCTGATGGAGTAGAGGTTAAGCCCGTCATGTTTGGTCGCTGCCATGAT TACACTGGCAAAGACACACTCTCTTTCAATTTTGGAAAGGAGAGCATGTGGCCGCTCTTGGGAGAACTCCTTCGAAAGGAAGAGTGGGTTTACCCACCTGCAGTACATCTCGATGGCGGACTTCGGGCCTGTGCGACGGACGCAATGAGAATGATGTCCTTGCCGGAGTATGCAGGAAAGCGGTTGGTTTTTGAGATTTCAAGCCATTGA
- a CDS encoding MATE efflux family protein, whose protein sequence is MAASIQTLGTDFENSRDDTTVYTQSATPNTLTASPVSENTPLLPQKHRDGRLIYTISIIKAESWVLLRYALPIFGTQILEYSLMMASVISIGHISTDALAGSTLGSMTANVTGLSIIHGFASALDSLLPQAWTSGRPENVGLWTQRMMVLVTLILVPILFIWLNAEAILLKLRQEPAIAHLAGVYLRWFSFSLPGQAISIILRRFYQAQGLVHIPTMIMAVTAPINALLCWLLVWGPEPVNAGFIGAPIASSLSFNLMAIISLVYARWFIPNTAFHPINRQCFREIGKLFRLGLSGVGQIASEWWSWEFVALAASQLGPVPLAAQSVLLTSSSTAFQTPYSLGMATTVRVGNLLGSGQAQMAKLAAETAIGMSLIIALTLSTIFMTFRTNWGYLFNNDENVASLVASVLPLVALFQVVDGATAVSDGVLRARGMLGLGAIINICSYYIIGLPVGVALAFWADLGLKGLWAGLAIALFCAAAISIFVVYKTNWNLEVSKINRKQRPSLSDIPFYGNQFRVYIIDTS, encoded by the exons ATGGCCGCATCTATTCAGACATTAGGAACTGATTTTGAAAACTCTCGTGACGACACTACTGTTTACACCCAATCAGCAACACCAAACACTCTCACAGCTAGTCCAGTGTCAGAGAATACACCGTTACTACCACAAAAGCATAGAGATGGACGTCTAATTTACACTATCTCTATTATCAAGGCTGAGAGCTGG GTCTTACTCCGTTACGCTCTCCCAATATTTGG AACTCAGATCCTTGAGTATTCCCTCATGATGGCCTCGGTAATATCAATCGGGCACATATCAACTGATGCCCTTGCGGGCTCCACTTTGGGGTCTATGACAGCAAATGTGACAGGTTTAAGCATAATCCATGGTTTTGCGAGCGCGCTTGATTCATTGTTACCACAAGCATGGACTAGCGGCCGGCCTGAGAACGTTGGCCTCTGGACCCAAAGAATGATGGTGTTGGTTACACTAATACTAGTT CCTATTCTCTTCATTTGGTTGAACGCCGAGGCGATACTACTAAAGCTCAGGCAGGAGCCAGCCATTGCACACCTGGCTGGGGTGTATTTGCGTTGGTTCAGTTTCAGCTTACCAGGCCAAGCTATTAGCATAATTCTAAG ACGATTTTACCAAGCACAAGGCCTCGTGCACATCCCTACCATGATCATGGCCGTAACCGCGCCTATCAACGCTCTATTGTGCTGGCTCCTTGTATGGGGTCCAGAGCCCGTGAATGCTGG CTTCATCGGAGCCCCAATTGCCAGCAGTTTATCGTTCAATTTGATGGCCATCATTTCGTTGGTATATGCACGGTGGTTCATCCCAAACACCGCATTTCACCCTATCAATAGACAATGTTTTCGTGAAATCGGAAAGCTATTCAGGCTGGGGCTCTCAGGAGTGGGACAAATAGCTAGTGAATGGTGGTCCTGGGAATTCGTAGCTCTGGCAGCCTCCCA ACTGGGTCCCGTCCCGCTGGCGGCGCAGAGCGTTCTTCTAACATCGAGTTCAACTGCATTTCAGACACCCTACTCCCTTGGAATGGCTACCACAGTAAGGGTAGGGAATCTCCTAGGTTCAGGACAAGCACAGATGGCCAAACTAGCAGCTGAAACTGCCATCGGGATGTCGTTGATAATAGCTCTAACCCTTAG CACGATCTTTATGACCTTCCGGACCAATTGGGGATATTTGTTCAACAACGATGAAAACGTTGCGTCGCTTGTTGCGTCTGTACTTCCTCTAGTTGCGCTTTTCCAG GTTGTTGATGGAGCAACAGCTGTAAGCGACGGTGTTCTAAGAGCTCGGGGAATGCTCGGCCTCGGTGCCATAATCAATATATGCTCATATTATATTATTG GTTTACCTGTCGGTGTTGCGTTGGCATTTTGGGCTGATCTAGGACTCAAGGGGCTCTGGGCTGGACTTGCTATTGCACTATTCTGTGCAGCCGCCATCTCAATATTTGTCGTATACAAAACTAACTGGAACCTCGAAGTTTCTAAG ATTAACCGGAAACAACGCCCTTCCCTCTCAGATATCCCATTCTATGGCAACCAGTTCAGAGTTTATATTATCGATACTTCGTGA
- a CDS encoding NMDA receptor-regulated protein, which yields MPPKALPKPVVLASKEQSLFKELLSLYETRQYKKAIKTADTILKKAPTHGETICMKGLVFTNMPGKRDEGVELVRKGLALGLESHICWHVYGLVLKQDKNYAQALGAYSRALKYDVDNMNILRDAAQLQMQLRQFDQLVQTRHTLLALRPTMRQSWVALAVAYQMNDDLERADKVLVSYKSMLKNVPDYDFEHSELLLYHLRIMENLGKHEEVLAALDVYSKQRQILDRTAIVEFRARNLSQANRKAEAAHEWTTLIEQNYESYAYYRGLLSTQDIDLGKNTLEYSAGVQKSDMEQLDNLTGESRSAALASLKKLVTQYPGATAPKRLSLDVALGEEFRGLVEPYIWTGLQRGIPSLFVDIKSLYKEDEKRVVVGEIVEGFLPKLKPQDEPKEPKLATNGEAKPEPPTTYLWALYFLGQHYSYCGNQEKALSILDTAIAHTPTLPELYTARGRALKRAGDFVRASLAVEAGRLLDGQDRWLNGKSAKYAMRTGRVEDAQNLLGLFTRKDAVSPSTDLTEMQSLVYLLQEGDAHKRAGRIFDDIWDDQYDFHSYCIRKYTLNIYTDTIRWEDRIREHNAYRKAAVEAVKIYIRLHDDPSLVAACTPKLTSEEKKAKAKAVKAASKEPKKSNNAKEEEIPPPKDDDPDGLKLLSQANPIEQALKLLRPLEALQVQDVDVWLMVYDVAIRRKKYLQAMKALNLIKKLSPDHHELHWRVVDFRLQTASETALDASVKAAIDQSLNELIPLQQSPEAFNTQYLQRVSTPVAKFGSALAALKIHGAEPGQAEAEGLIFQVLHPEAKASIQDLLEGVNLLQDVVKSKRVDEFRAEGQKLHPLSTALRTEQELESLRSELVGTGQKAEEAKPVTDAK from the exons ATGCCACCGAAGGCACTCCCCAAGCCGGTAGTCCTTGCTTCCAAGGAACAATCATTGTTCAAGGAACTGTTG AGTCTTTACGAGACTAGGCAGTATAAGAAGGCCATTAAGACGGCCGACACTATATTGAAGAAGGCACCTACCCATGGGG AGACGATATGCATGAAAGGGCTGGTGTTCACAAACATGCCAGGTAAACGAGATGAAGGTGTTGAACTGGTCAGGAAAGGACTCGCACTTGGATTAGAATCCCACATCTGCTGGCATGTATATGGTCTGGTCTTGAAGCAGGACAAGAATTATGCGCAAGCGCTGGGTGCGTATAGCAGGGCATTGAAATACGATGTG GACAATATGAATATCCTCCGAGACGCTGCCCAGCTGCAAATGCAGCTCCGGCAGTTCGATCAACTTGTGCAAACGCGACACACCCTACTGGCATTGAGGCCAACCatgagacaaagttgggttGCCCTTGCCGTAGCCTACCAAATGAATGATGACCTCGAGAGAGCCGACAAGGTTCTAGTGAGCTACAAATCAATGCTCAAG AACGTTCCGGATTACGATTTCGAACACTCGGAGTTGCTTTTGTATCATTTGCGCATCATGGAGAATTTAGGAAAACATGAGGAAGTACTTGCAGCACTGGATGTATATTCGAAGCAAAGGCAGATTCTCGATCGGACGGCCATTGTTGAATTTAGGG CTCGCAATCTCAGCCAGGCAAACAGGAAAGCGGAAGCCGCGCATGAATGGACAACTTTAATAGAGCAGAATTACGAGTCGTACGCATACTATCGAGGGCTCCTGTCTACCCAGGATATTGATCTCGGTAAGAATACGCTGGAGTATTCTGCAGGGGTTCAAAAGTCTGATATGGAGCAACTAGATAATTTGACCGGCGAGTCACGATCTGCTGCATTGGCTTCACTCAAGAAGCTCGTGACACAATACCCAGGTGCTACTGCCCCCAAGCGACTTTCACTGGACGTTGCATTGGGTGAAGAATTCAGAGGGCTTGTTGAGCCCTACATTTGGACTGGCCTACAGCGAGGAATTCCGTCGCTATTTGTAGACATCAAATCTTTGTACAAAGAAGACGAGAAGCGGGTGGTTGTAGGAGAAATTGTAGAAGGCTTCTTACCCAAGCTCAAGCCTCAAGATGAACCAAAGGAGCCAAAACTTG CCACCAACGGGGAAGCAAAGCCTGAACCACCTACCACCTACCTTTGGGCGCTTTACTTCCTCGGACAACACTACTCTTACTGTGGTAACCAAGAGAAAGCTCTCTCTATTTTGGATACAGCCATTGCACATACACCAACACTACCAGAGTTATACACCGCGCGAGGGCGAGCGTTGAAACGCGCTGGTGATTTCGTGCGCGCTTCTCTAGCGGTAGAAGCTGGAAGACTGCTCGACGGTCAAGACCGATGGCTCAACGGCAAATCCGCCAAATACGCGATGCGTACCGGAAGAGTCGAGGATGCTCAAAATCTACTGGGTTTGTTTACCAGG AAAGATGCTGTGAGCCCTAGTACCGACCTGACAGAAATGCAATCGCTTGTGTACCTACTTCAAGAGGGAGACGCGCACAAGAGGGCTGGTAGG ATATTTGATGACATCTGGGATGACCAGTATGACTTCCACTCTTATTGCATACGGAAGTATACTTTGAATATTTACACCGA CACGATTCGCTGGGAGGATCGCATTAGAGAACATAACGCATACAGAAAGGCGGCAGTTGAAGCGGTCAAG ATCTACATTCGGTTACACGACGATCCCAGTCTTGTTGCCGCTTGCACTCCCA AGCTAACGTCTGAAGAGAAAAAGGCGAAAGCCAAAGCGGTCAAGGCTGCATCAAAAGAGCCGAAGAAGT CAAACAATgcaaaagaggaagaaatTCCTCCGCCAAAAGACGACGACCCAGATGGTCTGAAATTGTTGAgtcaggcaaatccaatcgAACAGGCTTTGAAATTGTTGCGACCACTAGAGGCGCTCCAGGTTCAGGATGTTGACGTCTGGTTGATGGTCTATGACGTTGCGATCCGGCGCA AAAAGTACCTCCAGGCAATGAAGGCCTTGAATTTAATCAAGAAGCTGTCTCCTGATCACCACGAATTGCACTGGCGAGTCGTCGACTTTAGGTTACAAA CTGCGAGCGAGACGGCGCTCGATGCCTCGGTCAAAGCAGCCATTGACCAATCCCTCAACGAGCTGATCCCGCTCCAACAATCCCCCGAAGCCTTCAACACCCAGTACCTCCAACGTGTCTCCACTCCGGTTGCAAAATTCGGAAGTGCCCTAGCCGCACTCAAGATCCATGGAGCTGAACCCGGACAAGCAGAGGCCGAGGGCTTGATCTTCCAGGTCCTTCATCCAGAGGCCAAGGCATCTATTcag GACTTACTGGAGGGCGTCAATCTTCTGCAAGATGTGGTCAAATCCAAAAGGGTTGACGAATTTAGGGCCGAAGGGCAAAAGCTACACCCATTATCGACCGCACTTCGAACAGAACAAGAGCTCGAGTCGTTACGGTCTGAGCTCGTGGGGACTGGGCAAAAGGCTGAAGAAGCCAAACCTGTGACGGATGCGAAGTAA